The proteins below come from a single Rickettsia typhi str. Wilmington genomic window:
- a CDS encoding RP278 family tick cell line-upregulated protein encodes MSDYKDDAQIKNTLGAIKTQLTATANPSELARLASATADLALSTNNSELLEQIKGVQAAIAKKEETAEHNISSKIASENFEKQQINNEVLHTQHESEAREARLKGNYIQYDTVEEALYSLLQKEADLIKKANNIPESLTHDDLRKLKGENLTPEEQEDERKKLEYLSILGSIIDDTKKSNEHYDKRANEIDEQLNNTIRNEEFRKNLEQEKKKIEKKKAQTNEALNKKLKPIYKQMDEEREELFKLAETLPQYAKVNIDKHTKLYAKQYQTKIENDPNYKELKKLQEIANKIEYRKKSKTNEIHITNNPNPTVVENLLEEKIDEISSKEIREAINVIKQEVNVNTKPCTTPLTPSRSPSMQRLANKTKGIE; translated from the coding sequence ATGTCAGATTATAAAGACGATGCTCAGATTAAAAATACACTTGGAGCAATTAAAACTCAACTTACCGCTACCGCAAATCCATCAGAACTTGCACGTTTAGCAAGTGCTACAGCAGATTTAGCGTTAAGTACTAATAATAGTGAGCTACTAGAACAAATTAAAGGAGTACAAGCTGCAATTGCTAAAAAAGAAGAAACTGCAGAGCATAACATCTCTTCTAAAATAGCTTCTGAGAATTTTGAAAAACAGCAAATTAATAATGAAGTTTTACACACACAACACGAATCTGAAGCACGAGAAGCAAGATTAAAAGGAAATTATATTCAATATGATACAGTAGAGGAAGCATTATATTCACTTTTACAAAAAGAGGCAGATTTAATCAAGAAAGCTAATAATATCCCTGAGTCCTTAACACATGATGATCTTCGAAAATTAAAAGGTGAGAATTTAACTCCTGAAGAACAAGAGGACGAAAGGAAAAAATTGGAATATCTTAGTATACTCGGAAGTATAATTGATGATACTAAAAAATCTAATGAACATTATGATAAACGAGCTAATGAAATTGATGAACAGCTAAACAATACTATAAGAAATGAAGAGTTTAGGAAAAATTTAGAACAAGAGAAAAAAAAGATTGAGAAGAAAAAAGCTCAAACAAACGAAGCTCTCAATAAAAAACTTAAACCAATATACAAACAAATGGATGAAGAGCGAGAAGAGCTTTTTAAATTAGCTGAAACATTACCTCAGTATGCTAAAGTCAATATAGACAAGCATACGAAATTATATGCAAAGCAATATCAAACCAAGATTGAAAATGATCCTAATTATAAAGAACTAAAAAAATTACAAGAAATCGCAAATAAAATAGAATACAGAAAAAAATCCAAAACCAACGAAATACATATAACGAATAATCCTAATCCAACTGTTGTTGAAAATTTGTTGGAAGAGAAAATAGATGAAATTTCTAGTAAAGAAATTAGAGAAGCAATTAACGTAATAAAACAAGAGGTTAATGTAAACACAAAACCTTGTACAACTCCACTCACCCCATCGCGTAGTCCAAGTATGCAAAGACTTGCTAACAAAACCAAAGGTATTGAATAA
- a CDS encoding RC1041 family protein, whose translation MGNQEDKMLTLESYIDEEVDKRLNAKNARKELKLILITFAIILTSFLTFTYFFLDYIEEKASSYKLQHKQKEMNKTK comes from the coding sequence ATGGGCAATCAAGAAGACAAAATGTTAACCTTAGAATCTTATATTGATGAAGAGGTAGATAAGAGATTAAATGCTAAAAATGCCAGGAAAGAGCTTAAATTAATATTAATAACATTTGCTATAATTCTTACTAGTTTTTTAACTTTTACTTATTTCTTTTTAGATTACATAGAAGAAAAAGCATCATCGTATAAATTACAGCATAAACAAAAAGAAATGAATAAAACAAAGTGA
- the rodA gene encoding rod shape-determining protein RodA produces the protein MHKNYLEQLQKLPITLIVLIIVICCIGFIVLYSAANSNLQPWAYKQIINFCIFLPLAIIIALIDLRIIFRLSYIFYFCALALLIAVELFGSTAMGGKRWIDLGIVKLQPSEPIKISIVLMLARYFHRSTSDDLTKLYKVIIPIIGILTPAFLIIREPDLGTGMIVLIVAAIIFFAAGFRIKYFIILALAALISMPIAWNMMYDYQKKRVMVFLDPEHDPLGASYNIIQSKIAIGSGSLFGRGLNQGSQSHLDFLPEHQTDFIFATFAEEFGFIGGMFLLILYFALITISLLIGVNCREIFSKLMVIGITSILFSHVFINIAMVMGLLPVVGVPLPFISYGGTMIASMLIGFGLVMNAQIHGHATLN, from the coding sequence ATGCATAAAAATTATCTAGAACAATTACAAAAATTACCAATCACTTTAATTGTACTAATCATTGTAATTTGCTGTATTGGATTTATTGTCCTTTATTCTGCAGCGAATAGCAATTTACAACCTTGGGCTTATAAACAAATTATCAATTTTTGTATATTCTTACCATTAGCTATTATTATTGCATTAATTGATTTACGGATAATATTTAGGTTATCTTATATATTCTATTTTTGTGCACTAGCTTTACTAATAGCAGTAGAGCTTTTTGGTTCAACTGCCATGGGCGGAAAGAGATGGATCGATCTTGGTATAGTAAAACTTCAACCTTCTGAACCGATAAAAATCTCTATTGTATTAATGCTTGCTAGATATTTTCATCGATCTACAAGTGATGATCTAACAAAACTATATAAAGTTATCATACCGATTATAGGAATTTTAACACCTGCTTTTCTAATCATTAGAGAACCAGATTTAGGTACAGGTATGATTGTTTTAATTGTTGCAGCAATAATATTTTTTGCAGCAGGTTTTAGAATAAAATATTTCATAATACTTGCGCTTGCTGCACTTATTAGCATGCCTATTGCTTGGAATATGATGTATGATTATCAAAAAAAACGAGTGATGGTTTTTTTAGATCCAGAACATGATCCACTTGGTGCGAGCTATAACATTATTCAGTCTAAAATCGCTATAGGTTCAGGTAGCCTATTTGGACGTGGGTTAAACCAAGGTAGCCAAAGCCACTTAGATTTTCTACCTGAACATCAAACAGATTTTATCTTTGCAACCTTTGCTGAAGAGTTTGGTTTTATAGGCGGCATGTTTTTACTAATATTATATTTTGCACTTATCACTATTTCTTTATTAATTGGCGTAAATTGCAGAGAAATTTTTAGTAAATTAATGGTAATAGGTATCACTTCAATCTTATTTAGTCACGTATTTATTAATATAGCTATGGTGATGGGACTACTTCCAGTAGTGGGCGTACCTCTACCATTTATTTCTTACGGAGGAACAATGATTGCATCAATGCTAATAGGATTTGGACTTGTAATGAATGCGCAAATACACGGACATGCTACTTTAAACTAG
- a CDS encoding S9 family peptidase yields MKPPIANKQNYSFEIHKQTIKDDYNWLRDPNWPNVEEAKILDYLKAENKYTENFFLDLKKDKKKIFEELKGRIKLDDESVYIKKKDYYYYHRVERDKNYPIYCRKHNSLKATEEIILDVNLLATKGGFTDIGTIAMSPDQNLMAYSVNFTGNEQYNIKIYNLKKQQYLSNEVQDVAPVIIWHARLNGFFYITINENQRWDRVIFHSLDGDITQDRLIFEVKNPIHFISCKKSASHEYIFINSGDHNENEIYVISMQDDSFTPKLVRVAENKVFYEIEHNGNYFYIKTNYKAKNFHIIKVPINNFENANWNDIYIQEEQDKYLKSFDVTQNYLILNYRYNGLPLIKIKQFQDQHENIIHFPDVSFQANSFSTNFEEDNIRIDYSSLARPNTTYSYDFDKNKLIILKSQEIPSGFNPDEYKVERIFADNEGVKVPITLFYKKSLFKKDGSNPLYLIGYGAYGITIPVNFRNIAVTLTNRGFIYAIAHIRGGDDLGHDWYEAAKFLTKKRTFEDFIACSRTLIKEKYTNNHNIVIAGGSAGGMLIGYVLNEKPEMYRAAIAHVPFVDVLNTMLDESLPLTLLEYNEWGNPKEREYFDYIKSYSPYDNVKTQNYPALFITCGISDPRVGYWEPAKWVAKLRKLKTDNNPLLLKINMDTGHQGAAGRFDYLQEITDELVFIFKIFDVEI; encoded by the coding sequence ATGAAACCACCAATCGCAAATAAACAAAATTATAGTTTTGAAATCCACAAGCAAACAATAAAAGATGATTATAACTGGCTGCGTGATCCTAATTGGCCAAATGTAGAAGAAGCTAAAATTTTAGATTACTTAAAAGCTGAGAATAAATATACTGAAAATTTTTTTCTCGATCTGAAAAAAGATAAAAAAAAGATTTTTGAAGAATTAAAAGGACGTATTAAATTAGATGATGAATCAGTTTATATTAAAAAAAAAGATTATTACTATTACCATAGAGTAGAACGGGATAAAAATTATCCTATATATTGTCGTAAACATAACAGTCTCAAGGCAACTGAAGAAATAATATTAGATGTCAACTTACTTGCCACAAAAGGTGGTTTTACCGATATTGGGACAATTGCAATGTCACCTGATCAGAATTTAATGGCTTATAGCGTTAATTTTACAGGTAATGAACAATACAATATCAAAATATACAATCTTAAAAAGCAACAATACTTATCTAATGAAGTACAGGATGTCGCTCCTGTTATAATTTGGCACGCGCGACTCAACGGCTTTTTCTATATTACTATTAATGAAAATCAACGCTGGGATAGGGTCATATTTCATAGTTTAGACGGAGATATTACTCAAGACAGATTAATATTTGAGGTCAAAAACCCTATCCATTTTATTAGCTGCAAGAAATCCGCAAGTCATGAATATATTTTTATAAATTCAGGTGATCATAATGAAAATGAAATTTACGTAATTTCTATGCAGGATGATAGTTTTACACCTAAATTAGTACGTGTCGCAGAAAATAAAGTATTTTATGAAATAGAACATAATGGTAATTATTTTTATATTAAAACTAATTATAAAGCTAAAAATTTTCATATTATAAAAGTTCCAATTAATAATTTTGAAAATGCTAATTGGAATGATATTTATATCCAAGAAGAACAGGATAAATATTTAAAAAGCTTTGATGTTACACAAAATTATCTCATTTTAAATTATCGTTATAATGGATTGCCACTTATTAAAATAAAACAATTCCAAGATCAACATGAAAACATCATTCATTTCCCCGATGTAAGTTTCCAAGCAAATAGTTTTTCTACTAACTTTGAAGAAGACAACATCAGAATAGATTACTCTTCTCTAGCAAGACCAAATACCACTTATAGCTACGATTTTGATAAAAATAAATTAATAATATTAAAGAGCCAAGAAATACCTTCCGGCTTTAATCCAGACGAATATAAAGTAGAGAGAATATTTGCAGATAATGAAGGTGTAAAAGTACCTATAACATTATTTTATAAAAAATCTTTATTTAAAAAAGATGGTTCAAATCCTTTATATCTAATAGGTTACGGAGCTTATGGTATCACTATACCAGTTAATTTTAGAAACATAGCAGTAACGCTTACAAATCGTGGTTTTATTTATGCGATTGCTCATATTAGAGGTGGTGATGATTTAGGACATGATTGGTATGAAGCTGCTAAATTTTTAACAAAAAAAAGAACATTTGAAGATTTTATTGCCTGTAGTAGAACTTTAATTAAAGAAAAATATACAAATAACCATAATATAGTAATAGCGGGTGGAAGTGCTGGCGGTATGTTAATCGGTTACGTTCTAAATGAGAAACCAGAAATGTATAGAGCAGCGATAGCTCATGTACCATTTGTAGATGTACTAAATACTATGCTTGATGAAAGCTTACCACTCACTCTCTTGGAATATAATGAGTGGGGTAATCCAAAAGAGCGAGAATATTTTGATTATATTAAATCATATTCTCCTTATGATAACGTAAAAACACAAAACTACCCTGCTCTATTCATTACTTGTGGTATATCGGACCCGCGAGTTGGTTACTGGGAACCAGCTAAATGGGTAGCAAAATTACGCAAACTTAAAACTGACAATAATCCTTTATTGTTAAAAATAAATATGGATACGGGACATCAAGGTGCTGCTGGTCGTTTTGATTATTTGCAAGAGATAACTGATGAATTAGTATTTATTTTTAAAATCTTTGATGTAGAGATTTAA
- a CDS encoding proton-conducting transporter membrane subunit, producing the protein MFIQNTKFTFPFTNFNLIFDFNPQNQLIALSFIIITTILNLYTISKKRKLECLIGSLYCLSSIVCVFAADFISMIISIEFMTIFTCIIIFCEQLKIQPLRQYFITHLFSSGLILIGMTLQITTISNTAFISLTESVNHFKLPSILILTGCLINAATIFVNGWVVNCYPAASSSGVVYLISFTTKVSLIIILKLFSGLEILKLFGISMMIYGLVLSLIEKNLKRLICYLTISQLGFILAAISINTPNIAYLITSFIFMHILYNGLFALYFTYIEDEYGIKNYQDLHKSSINLNLLIGFVISILIYISILPMRSSYIKNAIANILNEENIMLFFKIITCTVLFELLLESLHLLYRRASRICNTNIKPFSIIEYFLNNALKTRHDIITILYLHCCIITLFLCLLYPIQISHNTNSNQLIIITISLLLALIFRKIPRISTENINLDLYQYIEKLIFFIVDKYTEKYDKKNVEAHINLKAILDNILSKISAWHNQQTAIFIVLFLLISFILTLYYTST; encoded by the coding sequence ATGTTTATTCAAAATACAAAATTTACATTTCCTTTTACTAATTTCAATCTTATATTTGATTTTAATCCACAAAATCAGCTAATAGCGCTATCGTTTATAATTATTACTACTATTTTAAATCTTTATACAATTTCCAAAAAAAGAAAATTAGAATGCTTGATAGGTAGTTTATACTGTTTATCATCTATTGTATGTGTATTTGCAGCTGATTTTATTTCCATGATAATTTCAATTGAATTCATGACGATTTTTACATGCATAATTATTTTTTGTGAACAATTAAAGATACAACCGCTACGTCAATATTTCATTACTCATTTATTCAGTAGTGGGTTAATTTTAATTGGGATGACTCTGCAAATCACAACAATAAGTAACACAGCTTTTATTTCTTTAACAGAATCAGTAAATCATTTCAAGTTACCATCAATATTGATACTGACCGGTTGTTTGATTAATGCCGCGACTATTTTTGTAAACGGATGGGTAGTTAATTGCTATCCTGCAGCTTCAAGTAGCGGTGTAGTATATTTAATTAGTTTTACTACTAAAGTTAGTTTAATAATCATTTTAAAATTATTTAGTGGTCTTGAGATATTAAAACTTTTTGGAATATCAATGATGATTTACGGGTTAGTATTGTCTCTAATTGAAAAAAATCTTAAACGATTGATATGTTACCTCACTATATCACAGCTTGGTTTTATATTAGCTGCTATTAGCATAAATACTCCCAACATAGCTTATCTTATTACAAGCTTTATATTCATGCACATATTATATAACGGATTATTTGCTTTATATTTTACTTATATAGAAGATGAATATGGTATTAAAAATTATCAAGATCTTCATAAGAGTTCAATTAACCTTAATTTGTTAATTGGATTTGTTATTAGTATATTAATATATATCTCTATATTGCCTATGCGTTCTTCTTATATTAAAAATGCAATAGCTAATATTTTAAATGAGGAAAATATAATGCTATTTTTCAAGATAATAACTTGTACTGTATTATTTGAGTTGTTGTTAGAGAGTTTACACTTATTATACCGTCGTGCCTCAAGGATATGCAATACAAATATTAAACCATTTAGTATTATAGAATATTTTCTAAATAACGCGCTCAAGACACGGCATGATATAATAACGATACTGTACCTGCATTGCTGTATCATAACTTTATTCTTATGTTTACTCTATCCTATTCAAATATCACACAATACTAATTCTAACCAACTAATTATCATTACAATTTCACTATTATTAGCTTTAATATTTAGAAAAATACCACGCATTTCAACAGAAAATATTAATCTTGACCTATACCAATATATCGAAAAACTGATCTTTTTCATTGTCGATAAATATACAGAGAAATACGATAAAAAAAATGTAGAAGCACATATTAATTTAAAAGCTATTTTGGATAATATTCTAAGTAAAATATCTGCTTGGCATAATCAACAAACTGCTATATTTATAGTATTATTTTTATTAATTAGTTTTATTTTAACACTCTATTATACATCAACTTAA
- a CDS encoding proton-conducting transporter membrane subunit, producing MIMQFSTTNLLILSTLLVGALNLTSPYATKKDSFIRNFLLITIAIFFYGNILIIDFLFLKGIRAEFEFNIFGNYSIGFHLEPLGLIFLSLIGFLWICALLYTPKYLAINNIEHSSRFLFFFNLTILIGILIALSSNLLTMFICYELLTISTAFLIGHTRNNIVLSGLYKYLKILMISAMLLFLPAVIIIYTKTGNGNFESCSIVNYFTKKQSIILLLMFIFGIAKTAIFPVHSWLPAAMVAHYPVSSLLHAVIVVKTGLFCIYKILLYIFGLSYLQIIFAEFNWLIFIPIVSIFYSSIKALRTDNIKKILAYSTMNQLSLALLSAFMLTPKALGAAILHLVSHSFTKICLFYSMGSIYSVKKTDQVQNLHGIYKELPLIALIISISSLSLIGIPIFSGFISKFSILLAASEQNQIIVMIVVIASSIFSSIYLLKILSAIYKPSALEYSVTKPLPYSIHISIIICALAITLFYFIQILIREFIYIT from the coding sequence ATGATCATGCAATTTAGTACAACAAATCTCTTAATATTATCTACCTTATTAGTAGGTGCATTAAATTTAACTAGTCCGTATGCTACTAAAAAAGATAGTTTTATACGTAATTTTTTACTTATTACTATCGCTATTTTTTTCTACGGTAATATTTTAATTATAGATTTTTTGTTTTTAAAAGGTATAAGAGCAGAATTTGAATTTAATATATTCGGTAATTACTCTATAGGATTTCATCTTGAACCTTTAGGACTGATATTCTTAAGCTTAATAGGTTTTTTATGGATTTGTGCTTTACTTTACACCCCTAAATATCTTGCTATTAATAATATAGAACATTCTTCAAGATTCTTATTTTTTTTTAACTTAACTATTCTAATAGGAATTTTAATTGCTTTATCTAGTAATTTATTAACTATGTTTATTTGCTATGAGCTTCTAACTATTTCTACAGCCTTCCTAATAGGACATACTAGAAACAATATAGTACTGAGCGGGTTATATAAATATCTAAAGATTCTAATGATTTCTGCTATGTTATTATTTTTACCGGCAGTGATAATTATTTATACTAAAACTGGTAACGGAAATTTTGAAAGTTGCAGCATAGTAAATTACTTTACTAAAAAGCAATCAATTATTTTATTATTAATGTTTATCTTCGGTATTGCTAAAACTGCGATTTTCCCTGTACATTCATGGCTTCCAGCTGCAATGGTCGCGCATTACCCAGTCAGCAGTTTACTTCACGCAGTAATAGTTGTTAAAACTGGACTATTTTGTATTTATAAAATCCTATTATATATATTTGGTTTATCATATTTACAAATTATATTTGCCGAGTTTAATTGGTTAATTTTTATACCGATAGTGAGCATATTTTACAGTTCAATTAAAGCACTAAGGACAGATAACATCAAAAAAATACTTGCATACTCTACTATGAATCAACTAAGTCTTGCCTTACTGAGCGCTTTCATGTTAACACCTAAGGCACTTGGAGCTGCAATCCTACATTTAGTGTCACATTCTTTTACAAAAATCTGCTTATTTTATAGTATGGGGAGTATTTACAGCGTAAAAAAAACTGATCAAGTACAGAATTTACATGGTATATACAAAGAATTGCCTTTAATTGCTCTTATTATATCTATCTCTTCATTATCATTAATAGGCATACCTATCTTTAGCGGATTTATTAGCAAATTCTCTATATTACTTGCCGCAAGCGAACAGAATCAAATTATCGTTATGATTGTCGTAATAGCTAGTAGTATATTCTCAAGCATTTACCTTCTCAAAATTCTAAGTGCTATATATAAACCTTCTGCATTAGAATATAGCGTCACAAAACCACTTCCATATTCTATACATATCAGTATAATCATTTGTGCTTTAGCTATAACATTATTTTATTTTATTCAAATCCTAATCAGAGAATTTATATATATTACATAA
- a CDS encoding proton-conducting transporter membrane subunit produces MILTKHFPIIQILFPLFGALLSIISFRFIIFARVITIICILSSLLVSIYGYNIIQNTELSYTIGGWTSNIGIEYHLNPLNQATTIYLNLVLLFFLVCCHKITNRTILQYINNNRKSLFYGILLFAHTGYLGMISTNDFFNLYVFIEMSALSSYVLIASGNNPKSLVGAFDYLIMGSIGATFILIAIGFLLSITGSLNMYDIAAYLKEYTKPRIITIVIGFFLIGSILKTAFFPMHFWMIRAYNNTASIILVYLAGISTIIGIYIIYKFTYIIIGYETIKTAITNFIRPIALASLIIAPYFAYQAKDFKNIIIYSCFTQIGYIFLLYSTKNCIIMLPSLLLIDSINKMSLFLIAAYNESYKKAPNKILTIIIIICSCGLPISPLFFIKINILEILLAQSLLLDFVIILLSSVVSLFYHYKMILLSLTQKYA; encoded by the coding sequence ATGATTCTAACCAAACATTTTCCTATCATACAAATATTATTCCCTTTATTTGGCGCTTTACTCTCAATAATATCTTTCCGCTTTATTATATTTGCACGAGTAATTACTATTATTTGCATTTTATCTAGCCTTTTAGTCAGTATTTATGGATATAACATTATACAAAACACCGAGCTATCCTATACTATAGGAGGCTGGACTTCAAATATAGGGATAGAATATCATCTAAATCCATTAAACCAAGCTACTACTATTTATCTTAACTTGGTTTTATTATTTTTTTTAGTTTGTTGTCATAAGATTACTAATCGTACAATCTTACAATATATCAACAATAATAGAAAATCTCTGTTTTACGGTATATTATTATTCGCTCATACCGGCTATTTAGGAATGATTAGCACTAATGATTTCTTTAATTTATATGTGTTTATAGAAATGTCAGCACTTAGTAGCTATGTGTTGATCGCATCAGGTAATAATCCAAAATCTTTAGTCGGAGCTTTTGATTACTTGATAATGGGTAGTATTGGTGCGACTTTTATTCTTATAGCGATAGGATTCTTACTGAGCATTACTGGTAGCTTAAATATGTATGATATTGCAGCTTATTTAAAAGAATACACTAAACCACGCATAATTACTATAGTTATAGGGTTTTTCTTAATAGGATCTATTTTAAAAACAGCTTTTTTCCCTATGCATTTTTGGATGATAAGAGCTTATAATAATACTGCTTCAATCATTTTAGTATATTTAGCAGGAATTTCTACTATCATAGGAATATATATAATATATAAATTTACTTATATCATTATAGGCTACGAGACAATAAAAACAGCTATTACAAATTTTATAAGGCCTATTGCTTTAGCATCTCTTATTATAGCTCCATACTTTGCATATCAAGCAAAAGACTTCAAAAATATTATAATTTATTCATGTTTCACTCAAATAGGTTATATATTCCTATTATACAGCACTAAAAACTGCATAATAATGCTACCCAGTTTATTACTTATAGATAGTATAAATAAAATGTCTCTTTTCTTAATAGCTGCTTATAATGAAAGCTATAAAAAAGCGCCTAACAAAATTTTAACTATAATTATTATTATTTGCAGTTGCGGTTTACCTATCAGCCCGTTATTTTTTATTAAAATAAATATTCTTGAAATATTATTAGCGCAAAGTCTACTATTAGATTTTGTGATCATTTTACTTAGCTCAGTAGTATCGTTATTTTACCATTATAAGATGATATTATTGTCACTCACACAAAAATATGCATAA
- a CDS encoding Na+/H+ antiporter subunit C yields MHLLIYFLTLILFTSGLFIMLTSHNYIHKIIGLGIFQSPVLLFFLSIGKIKTGGVPILQDGINTYTSPLPHVLILTAIVVGFATLSVALSLIYQIYKHYGTVSANEVNVDK; encoded by the coding sequence ATGCATCTTCTAATATACTTTTTGACTTTGATCTTATTCACGAGCGGCTTATTCATAATGCTTACAAGCCATAATTATATTCATAAAATTATAGGACTTGGAATATTTCAAAGTCCAGTATTACTATTTTTTTTAAGTATTGGGAAAATTAAAACAGGCGGTGTACCTATTTTACAAGATGGCATCAATACTTATACTAGCCCTTTACCTCATGTATTAATACTAACTGCTATAGTAGTTGGATTCGCTACTCTTAGCGTAGCTTTAAGTTTAATATATCAAATATATAAACATTATGGTACAGTATCAGCAAATGAAGTTAATGTTGATAAATAA
- the virB9 gene encoding P-type conjugative transfer protein VirB9, with the protein MKPLIIFCTFIILTLDVFALTMSRPLGRDPRLRVMIYNPDDVFKFTGYYGYQASIELAKEEEIVSISMGDTTSWQIVPAGHRIFIKPMEPDATTNMTLITNKRTYFFELYAAETLDIRDPEMVFNVKFLYPDDENDNMSGHMQTFSTALASPDLTHPEKYNFNYYISGSEEIAPIKIFDDGEFTYLQFRDKNAEISGIFAVDDSLRESLVNYRLAQDNPNMIILEQVFPKLAIRKGKKVTCVFNHSFKAY; encoded by the coding sequence ATGAAGCCACTAATAATATTTTGTACTTTTATAATACTGACATTAGATGTATTTGCTCTTACTATGTCACGACCTCTAGGTCGAGACCCACGTCTAAGGGTTATGATTTATAACCCTGATGATGTTTTCAAATTCACAGGATATTATGGGTATCAAGCAAGTATAGAACTAGCAAAAGAGGAAGAAATAGTCAGTATTTCTATGGGAGATACTACATCATGGCAAATAGTACCTGCTGGTCATAGAATTTTTATTAAACCTATGGAACCAGATGCTACTACTAATATGACTTTAATTACTAATAAACGGACTTACTTCTTTGAACTATATGCAGCGGAAACTCTTGATATACGTGATCCTGAAATGGTGTTTAACGTAAAGTTTCTTTATCCGGATGACGAAAATGACAATATGAGCGGTCATATGCAAACTTTTTCTACAGCTCTAGCAAGCCCTGATCTTACTCATCCTGAAAAATATAATTTTAATTACTATATTAGCGGAAGTGAAGAAATAGCTCCTATTAAGATCTTTGACGATGGAGAATTTACTTATCTACAATTTAGAGATAAAAACGCCGAAATTTCTGGTATTTTTGCTGTAGACGATTCACTGCGAGAATCTTTAGTAAATTATCGTCTTGCTCAAGATAATCCTAACATGATCATCCTTGAACAAGTTTTCCCTAAGCTTGCTATACGTAAAGGTAAAAAAGTAACATGCGTATTTAATCATTCTTTCAAAGCATACTAA
- a CDS encoding virB8 family protein, which produces MDQLTNAIKEYIKSGEYFIDARKWYNFKYILPLSHRSFLLLTCTIFTLLLTLIGVNINILLPIQKKVGYLIKDDSEKQATITNTKYSTLANPYISVANIMLQNYVKQREKYNYDTLKEQFTFIKNASTSIVYMQFANFMNIDNSLSPVIRYQKLYRRSINIISINNINNNEATVTFESLAQNNTGEILENMLWEAKIGFIMDSISTSTLHNMPFHFIVTSYKLKLLRNKNQQ; this is translated from the coding sequence ATGGACCAATTAACAAATGCAATAAAAGAATATATAAAATCCGGTGAATATTTTATTGATGCGAGAAAATGGTATAATTTTAAGTATATCTTACCGTTAAGTCATAGAAGTTTTCTACTCTTAACATGCACAATTTTTACATTATTATTAACATTAATTGGTGTAAATATCAACATATTGTTACCAATACAGAAAAAGGTAGGTTATTTAATAAAAGATGATTCAGAAAAACAAGCTACCATTACTAATACTAAATATTCAACATTAGCAAATCCTTATATTTCTGTTGCAAATATTATGCTTCAGAATTATGTAAAACAACGAGAAAAATACAATTATGATACATTAAAAGAACAATTCACTTTTATTAAAAATGCTTCTACGAGTATTGTTTATATGCAATTTGCTAATTTTATGAATATTGATAACTCATTATCACCTGTCATACGATATCAAAAGCTATATAGACGCTCAATTAATATAATATCAATTAACAATATCAATAATAACGAGGCAACTGTTACTTTTGAATCATTGGCACAAAATAATACTGGTGAAATCTTAGAAAATATGCTATGGGAAGCAAAAATTGGATTTATAATGGATTCTATCAGTACAAGTACATTACACAATATGCCGTTCCATTTTATAGTTACTAGTTACAAGCTAAAATTATTAAGAAATAAAAATCAGCAATAA